TGATTATACCATTCTAAACTTCCTATGCAGAACTCAATTATGTAGAAATTGCAGGTTGTTTTCTCTCTTTGGTGCCTGCAGATTCTTCTGATTCTTTATGGTTAGTAGGTTGCTTGCTAATATCCTGGGATCTTGTTTTTTTTGCTGGCCATATTTTCGACTGAACTAGTGCAAGCAACATGCATCCTTTGTTCTTTCAAATATTCACGAAGTAGTGCTTCCTGATGAAAAACTCATATATAATCATGATTTGTCAATATCCAGAATCTGAAGATTTGCAAGCTTCAACACCATCAGGCATTGAAGTAGAGCACAGTCTTGTGTTATTGATACAATCGTTAGTTTGATCTTCATTAGGATATTCATAATGTCCTATTATTCCACTCATATCAATATTGTAAATTCAGTGAGCAATGCAACGGTTCTGTGACTTCTGTCATTCTATTTGCCATCTTCAAAATCTTGGAGGAAATATCGTTGTTTGGGATTGAGTGCTTAGTCTGAATTCTTCTCAAACATTTCTTGTAATTGATGCCACTGTGGTTTACTACTACTTACAAACACTAGCACACAAATAGTAAGCTGATTATCTGATCATGCATGTTCTTTTAATCTGGACAAAGTAGAACCAGTGAACAGGTGGGCAAGGCCGCCAGAAGTTTGCGGGCTTGCATGTGGGCTGCTCGGCACCACTAACTTGTTGCGGGCATAGCGGCCACGGGGCGGGCACGCCGCAGCCGCACCACTGCCAGCCTTAGATATGCCGGCGGGAGAGAGACGAGAGAAGAATGATAGTGTGAAGGAAACAAGGGAGTGCCGGACTTAAAAAACCTGGCGGTCCAAGCGCTCAGCACGGCTCGGCTCAGCTCCGATGAGGTGTCAGTTTTTTATAAAACCAACACTTTTATCTCATGCACAGGTGTTGGTTTGTTAAAATATTCGGCACTTTTATTATTGGTGCTGGTTCCCATTAAAAACCATCACCTTTGAGGCACATTGATGAAAATGGCAACCCGTGGGCGTGTGGTCGGGCGGGATAAACAGTATAGCATTTctataactagctgggtggacCACGCAATTGCGCGCTTAGCACCTAAACACAATTATAAATTTTTCGGTATAATTttgcttaaaatttattaaatagctatcttgtTGTCGTAAGACTTTAAAAGACCAAATCTTATCATCTCCGTATTTCCaactatatattaaaatttattaaatagctatcttgtTATCATAAGACTTTAAAAGACCAAATCTTATCATCTCCGTATTTCCAACTATATAGTTCTTAAAAGTCAGACCAGCTGCTACctcttacttctgtcatatacttctttatttgcttgctcgatctaccactatttctattcattctccttgaaacctttaaaaattggatcttatagtttcgtttttataatttctagaagtcccgtcaaacgttgtcATTATGCTCttctacggcccgtccactgtcttttctctttaatgtcattggaattttaaaaattgaacataattaccgttcgggttcatttttttactttctagaagtcctacCAAACCGTCAGGGGCTTTGCTattgtactcctctatggctcgtccgctgcctcccttctttattgtcattgagattttaaaatcgaccatgattatcattgttttttttactttttagaagttacGAACCTTAAAAATTGGTAGTTTTTAGAGCTTATTGTCttattgggtttcattttttatagtttttagaagtcccatcaaacgatgccactatactcctctaagGCCTATTTGCCACCTActatttattgtcattgggattctaaaaatcgaacaaaaCTATCGTTAGaatttactttttattttctagaagtcccaccaacCGTTGGCAGCTCTGTAACTATACTCATATACACCCTGTCCGCTGCTTCTactttttattatcattgaaaatttaaaaaacgAATATGgttatcaatggggtttatttttttactttctataagtcccggcaaccgcttTGCCtatttgcttcacggcctgcctgtcgtccctccttttaatcgtcattaggattcgatttggtgttttattaacagtttttatatgtcgtattaactgccaccactctactcctttgtAGGCCTgctacttaatttatctcgtcaaatgttttagatggtcttgtACATGCATAGATCATACTGGCGAAGATATTGTACCTTAAATTTTATTTGCCATGTCTTATAAAATACAAATATGCTTAGGCCAGGGCGACCGACGGGGGTGGAGCAGGATCGAGCGCTCCCCCCCTCCCCGTGCGCACGTTCCCCTGGCCCCACCACGTGtctcaaaaaatatttcacttaATGTACTCATAATATTTCacagatctaatgttgcagtgaattaaaatattattttacaaTAAATCACCTACATATTTtaaaaaccctctattaaggaaagtcgttttatttttttgttccactaaaaatgtttcacctagtgtactcacaatgtttcactacgtatagatctaatgttgcagtaaaCGAAacttcttttgcaacaaatcacccacatattttgaaaattctctattaagggaattcgtttttatgttccacaaaaaatgttccaccaagtgtactcacaatgttttactatgtatagatctaatgttgcagtgaactgaaacattcttccGCTATTTGCTAaagtattatttttatataaggtgaaataaCGCCCGatttaataataagctaaaaaaatttcgccggaatatatccatgtgtggtcttgttttgaatatttaattgcaacgaatttaatgatgtaatcggatcatgatttggataaataatttaagagaaaaaatagtttaaagtggttttgcaCGCATGCATGGCTCTGACGTTATGCTGACGTTAGCGTCCGATTTTTTCATGCTTGGATGGGGCGCCCGATCGGTAGTCTCGTCCTATAAAATAATGTATATCTATGTTGATTTCTTCGTAGCATACTTGTTTTGCTTCTAGATCGATTGTGGGCTATCTCCGCCCAATGTCTCTGCTATCTTGGCATGTGCATACGGCATGACATGCATGCAGTGTTCTCCCTCTTTACTATCAATGGCCATGTATGTATGGCACGTATATTTTCCAGCCACATATGAAACGTAGATCACTATAGTTCAATTTGCACTCTAATTACCATCTAAACATAGATTAATGTAATTTGTCTGATTACTGTCCATAAGACCATAGCATCCATACTCAGACAACCTGTCCGACTCCTAATCAATCAACATGTCCGACTTCTATTCATTCAACATGTCCGACTCCCATATTTCCTATTAGATCAAAGTTGCTTTCTATTTAGACTCAATATTGTCATGAATAATCTATACCACTAAAATCTAGTACAACTACGATCTAACGGTGTAAATATTTATCCTTTtatccgattaatgtgggaatttctaatCCCCACAGTAAACGTGGTGTCTTCTTTtaaggctgttttaataatataatagataaatagatagatagatgtgcATGGTCCTTTAGTGATGTTAGGGGCATATTAATTACAGCCGTTTACATTgtggaaaggagggagtatatagtactatatataCACTATGTTTGTTGTTTATTTTCAATATATGACAACCATCGATCACAGATATGGCAGTAATTATGAGGAAGGAATTGGTGGCAGTGGTGGCAGGGGACGGAAAGGAAGGATGGCACTCTACGTTGCTAGCTAGTCGGAGCGGGCGGCGAAGCGCTCGACATGTATCTTGGGGTCGGAGAGGTTGATGCCAACCATGGCCTCGCCGAGCCCACTGCTGACCTCCGCCAGAATCTTGGGATCGCTGTAGTGGGTGACAGCCTGCACGATGGCACGGGCGCGCAGCGCGGGGTCGCCGCTCTTGAAGATGCCGGAGCCGACGAAGACGCCGTCGCAGCCGAGCTGCATCATGAGGGCAGCGTCGGCGGGGGTGGCCACCCCACCTGCCGCGAACTGCACGACGGGGAGACGCCCCAGCTGCTTGGTCTGCATGACCAGGTCGTAGGGCGCCGCGATGCGCTTGGCGTAGGAGaagacctcgtcgtcgtccatgctGCGGAGCGCGCGGATGTCGCCCATCACGGAGCGCACGTGGCGGACGGCCTCCACGACGTTGCCCGTGCCGGCCTCGCCCTTGGTGCGGATCATggcggcgccctcccggatGCGGCGGAGCGCCTCGCCGAGGTCGCGACAGCCGCACACGAAGGGGACGCGGAAGTTGTTCTTGTTGATGTGGTGGGCGTCGTCGGCGAGGGTGAGCACCTCGCTCTCGTCCACGTAGTCCACGCCGATGGCCTCCAGGATCTGGGCCTCCACCAAGTGCCCGATGCGGGCCTTGGCCATGACCGGGATGGTGACGGAGCGCTTGATGTCGCGGATGAGGCCAGGGTCGGACATGCGGGCGACGCCGCCCTGGGCGCGGATGTCGGCGGGGACGCGCTCCAGCGCCATCACAGCGCAGGCGCCGGCCTCCTCGGCGATGCGCGCCTGTTCGGGGGTGACCACGTCCATGATGACGCCGCCCCGCAGCATCTGGGCGAGGCCCACCTTGACGGAGAAGCTACCGGACTTGTGCGAGAGGCCATTGGCGCCGCCGTAGAGCGCCACGACATCGGTGCCGTCGGAGGCCATGGGCGTCAGTGTTTGTGTTTGTGTGGCAATAACAACTCAACGATAGATCGATCCAGCTCCGCCTCTTCTTAATTACTAGCTAGCTTCTTCCTCagcaacttatatatatataccgatCCGATGGACAATACTAACGAGAAGCAAGCAgagccacacacacacacgaatGAAAGTGTGCGTGTGCGTGTTCGTGTGACTGGGACGACGGCTACGTTCCTCACGTTCCTACTACTAGCTAGTACGTCTACTTGTTAGATGGACATGTATGTGTGTCATCGATAGGGGAAAAAGCAGGAATATGGATGGGCTGCGCTTGGCTCAGCTGCCTCCACCAATGCTcgctccctccttccctccctgCTGCATCATATCGCACGCATCCACAGCCACGCTAGCAGATTCCATCCCATGCACATCACAACAACAACCATCCCAATCTTAGCGTCGTCACTTCATATATCACAAAGCCAACTATCTTTGGGCCTTCCCTTCTACTTGCACAATCAAATCGGGCCCAATTCTTGCTACAGAGTATTAcacaggaataagttcactttaggtccgcCATTTGAACGTTGAGTTTCTTAAAACGTATTACCAGATATAACGCGTCCATCAACTTACAATACCAAAAGATGCACGAAGATCTAAGCACTAGTGCACTACTATGCCCGGTTTCAACTAATGTGATGAGGTTGAATCGATTGAGTCAGCATGAAACCCACGTGGATCTAACACGTCAGCTGCCTAGTGTTATGTTCTCAATTCATCCTCAAAAAATCAACACCAGAAGGAGAAGCACCAATAACCGATCCAGAGAGTACTGCTCAAGTATTGAATACAATTAAGGGGAACAAGCAAGTAGATTAGGAAGAGAAGTAGAGAACGGGAAATCAAAGAACATAGTTGGAGAGAAGAAATCAGCAGGAAGGAGGAAGAGGTCGGAGTAGGGAGAAGTAGGCTGCAGCCTTCAATCTGTTTATCATCGATGCCTCTTCCTGGTAGCACTTGCATTAATTCCTTTATTTTTGCCAGGACGGCCGAAGGATGAGTCGCCAAATTTTATTAAGAAGAAAGAGGGTATTACAACTTTTACACGATCGACATTATACTGTCGAGAGGGACGCTAGCCGGGACCTGCGCCCCCGAAGAGAAAGGAAAAACCGCAGAGTACGACTGTTCCACTATGACGCCTCTTTTAAACTCTGCACTTGTTACAAATCTaacctacttaaaaaatctgTAATTTTCTGTTCGTCGGATCTAGGTTTCGTCCGCCTCGTCCCGCCATCAAATCAATTCCGCCAGCGCACAACAATTTTGGTCCGGACTCGGTGTTGCGCGCCTCTCTTGCTAATCTCATGCCAACCCCGCGCCCCAGATCcgccccccccccaccccacaaACAATGCCCACCCATAATGTACAGATCGTTGCTCAGCTCAAGTAGCGCATCGCTCATCCTCATTCACGTCGCATGCTCTCTTTCATCTATCGTGATCGACCTCCTCCGCCAGCCACTGCGACCTTAGTCGTGCGGTGCCGCTCCTCATCCCGTCATCTGCCCCTTGCCCTTGCATATAGGCCGCCTACTCCTTCCCCATTTCCTCGCTTCCCACCTCATAGAAAGCCCTCAACCATGCAGTTCTCCGCCGAAAGTGGCAAAAATGGGACCTCCTCATTCTGCTACCACATCGTTCTTCATATTCTCTGGAAAGTCAGAAAGTCATCCGTAACTGCCATGTACCTACCGCTTCAAGCTCTACGGTGCCACGGATGAGAGaaagaagggaggaagaagaagggagagaagagagaccgacatgtgggcctcgCATGAGGTGGTTGCCATAGCTGCGCGGCATCACAAATATCCCCATCCCTATTTTCCTGAGGCATCATTCTTCCTCCCCGAGCAGCAGCAGAACGACGCAAATTTTTCTTCGTGAATGCAAGTGCATGGAGAAGaatcctcgcaaaaaaaaagtgtgtgGAAAAGAAGAACAGTAACTTTTGGGCGTTATTGGGCCGAAAGGAAATATGGGACCTATGGGCCGACTTGTGTAGTGtcctgtcacaccccgaagttctcctcccaagcctaaatttaatttataaatgaccccaagaaaatacaggtgcaaagcaagagtaaaccctaagaaagtaatgcaaataataatcggatttggcatgtggaatttttcttgagttctacatgtcgaaattcactaacaggatttttagtggaattttcagagctttaaaaataattttaaccaattaaaattgagcaagcaatattttaattccagggaaaatcctttttcctttttctttttttttccctctctttttccttttttttcgaatgggccgtcggcccattctctcctttcctccccctcctccctgttgggccggccgcaggccgaggcccatcCAGGCCgtcccgcctccctcctctctcggggtcgccgacaggtggggcccacctgtcgggcccgtctccctcctccagccgacgccgcgcccgcaaccgccgcgcccgcaaccgccgccgcgtccacgcctccgcctcctccgggccacgtcgaccacgcccgcgcgtgcgccgcgtttcccgcgcccactcccctctctctcccgcccgcgcccgcgcccgagatggccgggattcgattttcgaatcccgcctctctctcctcccccacttcccCCACTTCGGCCGGCggaatcccgcctctcccggccacgtccggccctcccctcccctatttaagctttcccgtcgctccctctcgctttttccttttctcgccgaactccctcgtgctccccattgctcccgcgccgtgcaaccacccgccgccgccgtttccgctactccggccgccgctaggctcgccgccgcaccgcgtcgtcgccgccgtcgggttcgcgtggccgagatccaccccgtccacccctctttCGTCGAGGTCCGTCGCCGGAGAGCCGTTCCCGTCGTGCGACGGTGAGGgtcgccatgtccgccgccttcggccgacATCCCCGCCTCCTatggcccctctcttcctctctaatcTCTTTCGTTTCGTTCTTTAGGTCGTcccggtcgccgtccgccgcgtgtcgacttccctccgtcgctcctcgtcgccggacgCCGTCGTCCCCTTCGGTGAGGACTCCTTCCCCTTTCCTTTACTTCCTCGATttccccgtgcgtcgccgccgcccgcgctcgccgtcgcctttggtcgttgccgccgtccacTGATGCCGCTTTCGCGTcgcttttgcgccgtcgcctccgccgccggatgccgtcgctggcaacgcgacgcgcgcgtgccgccgccgttagccccgggtcggccggtcggctttgatgccgagccgagcccggcggctgcctccaccgccgcccgtccgatcggcccgagggcgatctgggccgtcggtcccgtggaccggcggtggaccacccgcgtggtcccggtccacggtgaaccgctctcccctgagccgctgaccagtgggccccgcttgccggcgccgccccgccttgatgacgtcagccctggaatatattgcgcaataaataatttaaggtttttcttgtatagtaataaacacagtgaatcttctaaaattcataactaattcatccgagctccgtttaagcccattcaagtctcagtaaatcaagaaaaatgtgtagagtccattaaaaatggtttcgttctctgtttcagtagtcttatagcctgtttgcaatgtttgctttgtatgtcgctacattccggttcctccgacgctccggtgtacttcgaaatagtcgccgaggttcctccagcagcagagcaaggcaagtcatgcttgtcacttgaatatgttgatcctatattgcaaatgctctattgctTTCtgtcaaatattgcattgttttataatgttactatgggttgtttacctattgtcgtagccatgctattgttgtaccttGTTTCTTTGTCAACTTGGGGttctaacatgattagagttaggactagggattgcttagccatgcttagttcaactagttcacattggggaaaatcctattaacgtttagactgttggttctaatggttttgttggattagtgacaccgctttggtgttggttaattaaaataaaccacatggtgggctgtgggtgcatggttttgctggtcgcacccatggcagttaaggaccggttcgcgggatgccctggaagaacttatcgtacttaccacaagccagcgtgggcaacggctgggcttgtagtatagctttcctctagtcgacgcatccaggcaagggtgggcgtgatggagcggggcgggccctgcgacggcctctgtcgcttccggattcacctaggcacgagaggggactgcccgctgccttgcgaggagtgggtgtgaaacctgaggtgtggtgtgcttggctagagggggttatgcgaagggtcctgtcacggcctctttctgatatgccgtggtggcatgtcggcgcacggaaacgtgttgtggggctgtgtcttgtgggtacagttgtacacctctgatcagagtaaaactattcgaatagccgtgcccgcggttatgggcggtcaaccagattcaccgtgattagtctcaccctagtgtaatcttttgaaactggatagtttaggtggatggttgggcctgttgcaacgtgggatagcgttggacagtggatagttaatattaattaattattacaactgtttaatctttcaacttctgtttataaatgctcgctttatgcaaatgaaccactttagctcttctttgatgattccctgcatcatgcctctattccggtatgacttgctgagtacagtgggtagtactcagtcttgctctacttttcccaaccccagagttcgagtatgtg
Above is a window of Oryza sativa Japonica Group chromosome 10, ASM3414082v1 DNA encoding:
- the LOC4347937 gene encoding probable pyridoxal 5'-phosphate synthase subunit PDX1.2, encoding MASDGTDVVALYGGANGLSHKSGSFSVKVGLAQMLRGGVIMDVVTPEQARIAEEAGACAVMALERVPADIRAQGGVARMSDPGLIRDIKRSVTIPVMAKARIGHLVEAQILEAIGVDYVDESEVLTLADDAHHINKNNFRVPFVCGCRDLGEALRRIREGAAMIRTKGEAGTGNVVEAVRHVRSVMGDIRALRSMDDDEVFSYAKRIAAPYDLVMQTKQLGRLPVVQFAAGGVATPADAALMMQLGCDGVFVGSGIFKSGDPALRARAIVQAVTHYSDPKILAEVSSGLGEAMVGINLSDPKIHVERFAARSD